The following coding sequences lie in one Apium graveolens cultivar Ventura chromosome 1, ASM990537v1, whole genome shotgun sequence genomic window:
- the LOC141697397 gene encoding uncharacterized protein LOC141697397: MCCEKVTEKRKIDKTLSNFHPNNINLAVMYRESKFTKFRDLLSTILVAEQNHELVNKNHQSRPTGSAPLPEENNMSFQQNVRENGYRGGWGQGRYRGRGRSHGHVRPYNNSSHRKWKSESQSKRKAPRGGKTENVCYRCDMDGH; encoded by the coding sequence ATGTGTTGTGAGAAAGTTACGGAGAAAAGAAAAATTGACAAAACACTATCAAATTTTCACCCCAACAATATCAACTTAGCAGTGATGTACAGGGAGAGCAAATTTACTAAGTTCAGGGATCTTCTATCAACTATCCTCGTTGCTGAACAGAATCATGAATTGGTGAATAAGAATCATCAATCCCGTCCAACAGGATCTGCCCCATTACCTGAAGAAAATAACATGTCATTCCAGCAGAATGTACGTGAAAACGGGTATAGAGGTGGATGGGGCCAAGGTCGGTACCGTGGACGAGGTCGGAGCCATGGGCATGTTCGTCCATATAACAACTCTAGTCACCGGAAGTGGAAATCTGAATCACAGAGTAAAAGAAAGGCACCACGAGGAGGAAAAACTGAAAATGTTTGCTATAGGTGCGACATGGATGGGCACTGA